Proteins found in one Triticum urartu cultivar G1812 chromosome 4, Tu2.1, whole genome shotgun sequence genomic segment:
- the LOC125552730 gene encoding probable 3-ketoacyl-CoA synthase 20, producing MDRDLFRTVKQGTRNQARLLYHRLVCRLPHLLAVTLLLVVAPPLVSTLSLAALWGEARANAAVLVAACAGCAAAAYAYATSRPRPVYLVDLAGYKPGPAHEATRAQAIRQFGLAGGFDDESMSFQKRMMERSGLGEATHFPASLMSIPVDMCLQTARDESEAVVFGVVDELLAKTGVRAEDVGVVIANSSLYSPTPSFVSLIVNRYRLRHDVVSHNLSGMGCSAGIIAIDLAKHLLQVHPDTYALVVSTENITLNAYLGNNRPMLVTNTLFRVGGAAVLLSNRRQERARAKYQLIHTVRTHRGASDRSYGCVTQEEDDAGHVGVSLSKELMSVAGEALRINITTLGPLVLPLSEQLRFLATVVLKRVFRADVKPHIPDFTLALDHFCIHAGGRGVLDELERSLKLSAWHMEPSRMTLYRFGNTSSSSLWYELAYCEAKGRIKKGDRVWQIAFGSGFKCNSAVWKALRAVDAVAVGDAGSPWAQDVDVLPVHVPKVVPIDDDQASYKTAA from the exons ATGGACAGGGATCTGTTCCGGACGGTGAAGCAGGGGACGCGGAACCAGGCCAGGCTCCTGTACCACCGGCTGGTGTGCCGCCTGCCGCACCTCCTCGCCGTCACGCTGCTCCTCGTCGTGGCCCCGCCGCTGGTGTCCACGCTGTCGCTCGCCGCGCTCTGGGGCGAGGCGCGCGCCAACGCGGCCGTGCTGGTGGCCGCGTGCGCGGGCTGCGCCGCCGCGGCGTACGCCTACGCCACGTCGCGGCCGCGGCCCGTGTACCTGGTGGACCTGGCCGGGTACAAGCCCGGGCCGGCGCACGAGGCGACGCGCGCGCAGGCCATCCGCCAGTTCGGGCTGGCCGGCGGGTTCGACGACGAGAGCATGTCGTTCCAGAAGCGGATGATGGAGCGGTCGGGGCTCGGGGAGGCCACGCACTTCCCGGCGTCGCTGATGAGCATCCCCGTGGACATGTGCCTCCAGACGGCGAGGGACGAGTCGGAGGCCGTCGTGTTCGGCGTCGTGGACGAGCTGCTGGCCAAGACCGGCGTgcgcgcggaggacgtcggcgtCGTCATCGCCAACTCCAGCCTCTACAGCCCCACGCCGTCCTTCGTGTCGCTCATCGTGAACCGGTACCGCCTCCGCCACGACGTCGTCAGCCACAACCTCAGCGGCATGGGCTGCAGCGCCGGCATCATCGCCATCGACCTCGCCAAGCACCTCCTTCAG GTGCACCCGGACACGTACGCGCTGGTGGTGAGCACGGAGAACATCACCCTCAACGCCTACCTCGGCAACAACCGCCCCATGCTGGTCACCAACACGCTCTTCCGCGTCGGCGGCGCGGCGGTGCTGCTCTCCAACCGCCGCCAGGAGCGGGCGCGCGCCAAGTACCAGCTCATCCACACCGTGCGCACGCACCGGGGCGCCAGCGACCGGAGCTACGGCTGCGTGACGCAGGAGGAGGACGACGCGGGCCACGTCGGGGTGTCGCTCTCCAAGGAGCTCATGTCCGTGGCCGGCGAGGCGCTGCGCATCAACATCACCACGCTGGGCCCGCTGGTGCTCCCGCTCTCCGAGCAGCTCCGCTTCCTCGCCACCGTCGTGCTCAAGCGCGTCTTCCGCGCCGACGTCAAGCCGCACATCCCGGACTTCACGCTCGCGCTCGACCACTTCTGCATCCACGCCGGCGGGCGCGGCGTGCTGGACGAGCTGGAGCGCAGCCTCAAGCTCAGCGCCTGGCACATGGAGCCGTCCCGGATGACGCTCTACCGCTTCGGCAACACCTCCAGCAGCTCGCTCTGGTACGAGCTCGCCTACTGCGAGGCCAAGGGCAGGATCAAGAAGGGCGACCGGGTGTGGCAGATCGCCTTCGGCTCCGGCTTCAAGTGCAACAGCGCCGTCTGGAAGGCGCTCAGGGCGGTCGACGCCGTCGCCGTCGGGGACGCCGGCAGCCCCTGGGCGCAGGACGTCGACGTGCTGCCGGTGCACGTGCCCAAGGTGGTGCCCATCGACGACGACCAGGCGTCCTACAAGACGGCCGCCTAG